A stretch of the uncultured Trichococcus sp. genome encodes the following:
- the gatA gene encoding Asp-tRNA(Asn)/Glu-tRNA(Gln) amidotransferase subunit GatA, whose protein sequence is MSIFNETLTSLHEGLVNKEFSSVELTQAAFKRIAETDGKVEAFLALNEEGALKQAQAADEKGYADGNVLNGIPLGIKDNIVTEGVTTTAASRMLGDFMPIYDATVVTKLKEAGAVNVGKLNMDEFAMGGSTENSYYKKTKNAWDLTKVPGGSSGGSAAAVASGEVVASLGSDTGGSIRQPAAFNGIVGMKPTYGRVSRYGLIAFASSLDQIGPMTRNVTDNALLLEAISGYDKRDSTSLNMEVPKFSANLNGKVAGMKIALPKEYFQEGVSAEIQAAVRKAAAQFEEMGATVEEVSMPTLAYGIPAYYIIASSEASSNLQRFDGVRYGYRAENVNSLEELYIKSRSEGFGMEVKRRIMLGSFSLSAGFYDAYFKKAGQVRTLIKRDFANIFAGYDLILGPTTTTTAFGIGEKNDDPLAMYMDDLLTVTINLAGVPAISVPGGFSADGMPIGIQLIGNYFEEAKIYQAAFALEQANDYLDQHPNL, encoded by the coding sequence ATGAGTATTTTCAATGAAACGCTAACGAGCCTGCATGAAGGTTTAGTCAACAAAGAATTCTCTTCCGTGGAACTGACACAAGCAGCCTTCAAACGCATCGCTGAAACAGATGGAAAAGTGGAAGCATTCTTGGCTTTGAACGAAGAAGGCGCCTTGAAACAAGCGCAAGCTGCTGACGAAAAAGGCTACGCTGACGGCAATGTCCTGAACGGTATTCCTTTAGGGATCAAAGACAACATCGTCACAGAGGGCGTGACAACGACAGCGGCGAGCCGTATGTTGGGTGACTTTATGCCGATCTATGACGCAACAGTCGTCACCAAATTGAAGGAAGCCGGCGCCGTCAACGTCGGAAAACTGAACATGGACGAATTTGCCATGGGCGGAAGTACGGAAAACTCCTACTACAAAAAAACCAAAAATGCTTGGGATCTGACTAAAGTTCCCGGTGGTTCATCCGGTGGCTCCGCTGCTGCGGTTGCCAGCGGTGAAGTTGTCGCTTCCCTGGGTTCCGACACAGGCGGAAGTATCCGTCAACCGGCCGCCTTCAACGGCATCGTCGGCATGAAACCGACATACGGCCGCGTATCCCGTTACGGCTTGATCGCATTTGCATCCAGCCTTGACCAAATCGGCCCAATGACACGCAACGTAACCGACAACGCTTTGTTGTTGGAAGCCATCAGTGGCTATGATAAGAGAGACTCCACAAGCTTAAACATGGAAGTGCCGAAATTCAGCGCGAACCTGAACGGAAAAGTTGCGGGCATGAAGATTGCCTTGCCGAAGGAATATTTCCAGGAAGGCGTATCCGCTGAAATCCAAGCGGCTGTCAGAAAAGCAGCTGCCCAATTCGAAGAAATGGGCGCTACCGTGGAAGAAGTCAGCATGCCGACTTTGGCTTACGGAATCCCTGCTTACTACATCATCGCTTCTTCGGAAGCTTCATCAAATCTGCAACGTTTTGACGGTGTGCGTTACGGCTACCGTGCAGAAAATGTGAATTCATTGGAAGAATTGTACATCAAGAGCCGTTCCGAAGGTTTCGGGATGGAAGTGAAACGCCGCATCATGTTGGGATCCTTCTCATTGAGTGCCGGTTTCTATGATGCTTACTTCAAAAAGGCTGGGCAGGTCCGCACGCTGATCAAACGTGACTTCGCGAACATCTTCGCAGGCTATGATCTGATTCTGGGACCAACCACTACTACAACCGCCTTTGGAATCGGCGAAAAGAACGACGATCCATTGGCTATGTACATGGACGACTTGTTGACCGTAACGATCAACTTGGCTGGCGTTCCGGCTATTTCCGTTCCTGGCGGTTTCTCGGCTGACGGCATGCCGATCGGTATCCAATTGATCGGTAACTACTTCGAAGAAGCGAAGATTTATCAAGCCGCTTTTGCATTGGAACAAGCGAACGACTATCTTGACCAACACCCAAACCTGTAG
- a CDS encoding GntR family transcriptional regulator has protein sequence MEDRLFNKAYDYIKDKIDSNCWPPGTKITEQLISEALFMSRTPIRTALLLLEQEGLVKSIPYKGYIVAEKKISNDGLLERLELIAGLIMNYLQYLKDNDIALDHQAFDEILEKQVAYLNYRDTTGYFKNEYRLFETFIAQSENQFLKKVILTTARDIHGTYSDNSDLMDEDRYQNEAKLLALYQEVSICIRDKDYDKMGEYLSFFFEMLKDSNDILAQ, from the coding sequence ATGGAGGATAGACTATTCAATAAAGCATACGACTACATAAAAGATAAAATCGACAGCAATTGCTGGCCGCCGGGAACCAAAATAACCGAACAACTCATATCGGAAGCTTTGTTCATGAGCCGGACCCCGATCCGTACCGCGTTGCTTTTGTTGGAGCAAGAAGGACTGGTGAAATCCATCCCCTACAAGGGTTATATCGTGGCCGAAAAGAAAATTTCGAATGATGGTTTGTTGGAACGCCTGGAACTGATTGCGGGATTGATCATGAATTACCTGCAATATCTGAAGGATAACGATATCGCCTTGGACCACCAGGCTTTTGATGAGATACTCGAAAAGCAGGTGGCGTACTTGAATTACCGTGATACGACGGGCTATTTTAAAAATGAGTACAGGCTATTCGAGACATTTATCGCCCAAAGCGAGAACCAATTCTTGAAAAAAGTGATTTTGACGACAGCCCGCGACATCCACGGCACTTATTCCGATAACAGTGACCTGATGGATGAAGATCGCTATCAGAACGAAGCCAAGTTGCTCGCCCTCTATCAAGAAGTGAGCATCTGCATACGCGACAAGGATTACGACAAGATGGGCGAATACCTCAGCTTCTTCTTCGAAATGTTGAAAGACTCAAACGACATACTGGCACAATAG
- a CDS encoding ATP-grasp domain-containing protein, with protein MPNQILPGKTIGIIGGGHVARMIALEAKKMGYQIGILDADAACPAGQIADWQITKKYTDFDALTDFAAKSDVLTFESEAVDTMLLTQINPYIAIPQDPDSLSITQDRLIEKAFLESLNINVTPYATITAIEDMEEAVKSIGFPCILKPIRVEAATPVQHLFYSEEDFGRAAALLKKGTCILEAWIPFEMELAITVAQDANNVFTSFPVTETIYQEQRLVKTITPARVGGNIQKEMEHIGKLAAKAMNLTGILTIETFMTSSGTLYVNRLVVRPHHSCNYSLDGCSTSQYEVLVRCICGLPIPEIQLYDTSVTFNIMEEKLDEALILLLTKPDWHFHFYGKKEHRAKRKMGHVTLLGDSPDILINELEEHGLLESTE; from the coding sequence ATGCCGAATCAAATTTTACCCGGGAAAACAATCGGTATTATTGGCGGAGGACATGTCGCCCGTATGATTGCTTTGGAAGCCAAAAAAATGGGTTACCAAATAGGCATCTTGGATGCCGATGCGGCTTGTCCTGCTGGGCAAATAGCTGATTGGCAGATAACCAAGAAATATACGGACTTCGATGCGCTGACGGATTTTGCGGCAAAATCGGACGTGCTGACATTTGAGTCGGAGGCCGTGGATACGATGTTGCTGACGCAAATCAATCCTTATATCGCCATACCGCAGGATCCGGACAGTCTTTCGATCACCCAAGATCGGTTGATCGAAAAAGCGTTTTTGGAATCTTTGAATATAAATGTGACACCTTACGCGACGATAACTGCCATCGAAGATATGGAAGAGGCGGTCAAAAGCATCGGCTTCCCGTGTATTCTGAAGCCGATCCGTGTTGAAGCGGCCACGCCGGTGCAACATCTTTTTTACAGTGAAGAGGACTTTGGAAGGGCGGCAGCCTTGCTGAAAAAAGGAACGTGCATTTTGGAGGCTTGGATCCCATTTGAGATGGAGTTGGCCATCACAGTCGCGCAGGATGCGAACAATGTCTTCACGTCGTTTCCCGTCACGGAAACGATCTACCAGGAACAAAGACTTGTGAAGACTATCACACCTGCACGCGTAGGCGGAAATATCCAGAAAGAAATGGAACATATCGGCAAGCTGGCTGCGAAGGCCATGAACCTGACCGGAATTTTGACGATCGAGACATTCATGACTTCATCAGGAACGCTGTATGTGAACCGTTTGGTCGTCAGGCCTCATCATTCCTGCAATTATTCGCTGGATGGCTGCAGCACCTCACAGTATGAAGTCCTGGTCCGCTGCATCTGTGGGTTACCCATTCCGGAAATCCAGCTTTACGATACAAGCGTGACGTTCAATATCATGGAAGAAAAACTTGATGAAGCGCTGATCCTCTTGCTGACCAAACCGGATTGGCATTTCCATTTTTACGGAAAAAAAGAACACCGCGCAAAACGGAAAATGGGCCACGTCACCTTATTAGGTGACAGCCCGGATATTCTCATCAATGAACTGGAAGAGCACGGCTTGTTAGAATCGACAGAGTAA
- a CDS encoding CamS family sex pheromone protein encodes MNKGKKIILMTVSGAVLFLLAGCGQLTETQTTNKTTNNGPEKVTVQTTQNQLSTDYYPALIVDGKYQFSQNRGVSLSLNSTANIKDFEADLLDVAKNVFPTDQYYFQEGQVIDYDTTRLWLGRYSESNPDGLNPADNGSTDPATREPYYLEQILEQDYMIQNENGFELAGMAIGLAMNSVDYYKANDVLLEQAISRDKLEEQAKAYANTIISRLRQTEGLESIPIVIGIYEQTAQDSPIGGVYLFEGVSTEGTAVSEWITRNESKVVFPLQSGTQTEESSNFDNFKNEVQDFFPNLNGIVGEGKYIDGQLMSLEIDITTQFYGETEIIAFTQHVTDAAGRFLPQNIPVEITIESINGIESFLTRETNSQGFNYHIFD; translated from the coding sequence GTGAATAAAGGAAAAAAAATCATTCTCATGACTGTCTCTGGAGCAGTGCTGTTCCTTTTGGCTGGCTGCGGTCAGTTGACTGAAACCCAAACGACGAATAAAACGACCAATAATGGTCCTGAGAAGGTAACCGTCCAAACGACACAGAATCAGTTGTCAACCGATTATTACCCAGCCTTGATTGTCGACGGCAAGTATCAATTCAGCCAGAATCGCGGCGTCAGCCTTTCGTTGAATTCGACAGCCAACATCAAGGACTTTGAGGCCGATCTGTTGGATGTTGCGAAAAATGTTTTTCCGACTGACCAATACTATTTTCAGGAAGGCCAAGTCATTGATTATGATACGACAAGATTATGGTTGGGGCGTTACAGTGAGTCAAATCCGGATGGGCTGAATCCGGCCGATAATGGAAGTACAGATCCGGCTACGAGGGAGCCCTATTATCTGGAGCAAATTTTGGAACAGGACTATATGATCCAAAATGAGAATGGCTTCGAATTGGCCGGGATGGCCATTGGTCTGGCGATGAATTCGGTCGACTATTACAAGGCGAACGATGTGCTGCTGGAACAGGCCATTTCCCGTGACAAATTGGAAGAACAGGCAAAAGCCTATGCAAATACGATCATTTCCCGTTTGCGCCAGACCGAGGGATTGGAAAGCATCCCGATCGTAATCGGTATTTATGAACAAACGGCGCAGGACAGCCCGATCGGCGGTGTTTATCTGTTCGAAGGCGTCTCAACGGAAGGTACAGCAGTCAGCGAATGGATCACCCGCAATGAAAGCAAGGTGGTCTTCCCGCTGCAGAGCGGAACCCAGACGGAAGAATCTTCCAACTTTGATAATTTCAAAAATGAAGTGCAGGATTTCTTTCCGAATCTGAACGGGATCGTCGGGGAAGGCAAATACATCGACGGACAGCTGATGTCGCTCGAAATCGACATCACGACGCAGTTCTATGGGGAAACGGAAATCATCGCCTTCACCCAGCACGTAACGGATGCGGCAGGGCGTTTCCTTCCCCAAAACATTCCCGTTGAGATCACGATCGAATCCATCAACGGCATCGAATCGTTCCTGACAAGAGAGACCAATAGTCAGGGCTTCAATTATCATATCTTTGATTAG
- a CDS encoding glycoside hydrolase family 73 protein: MVRKRKRTGKQPQSAPAKAVKILFFLLISFMASLSLIGDFSPVGVDIPEYGNNQGSGFIDNIAPAAQQMQATYGVHASISIAQAILESDWGESELSAVYNNLYGMKGDNPENTILLTTNEYYNGDWLTIQANFRVYGSWAESVQDHAMLFVNGTTWNPNQYAPVLQATTYQEAAQALQDCGYATDPDYAAKLIAVIEQNALYEYDN, from the coding sequence ATGGTACGAAAAAGAAAGCGGACCGGAAAACAACCGCAATCTGCACCCGCTAAAGCCGTCAAGATATTATTTTTCTTGCTGATCAGTTTTATGGCCAGTCTGTCGCTGATCGGTGATTTTTCTCCGGTCGGGGTGGATATCCCTGAGTACGGCAATAACCAAGGATCTGGTTTCATCGACAATATCGCACCTGCCGCGCAACAGATGCAAGCAACTTATGGTGTCCATGCCAGCATCAGCATCGCTCAAGCGATTCTTGAATCGGATTGGGGAGAGAGTGAACTGTCTGCCGTCTACAACAACCTGTATGGCATGAAGGGCGATAATCCCGAAAATACGATTCTCTTGACTACCAATGAGTACTACAACGGCGACTGGCTCACCATTCAAGCGAACTTCAGGGTCTACGGCAGCTGGGCAGAATCTGTCCAGGATCATGCAATGCTGTTCGTCAACGGTACTACTTGGAATCCGAATCAATACGCGCCGGTCCTGCAGGCAACCACCTATCAGGAAGCGGCCCAGGCTCTCCAGGATTGCGGCTATGCGACAGATCCGGATTATGCCGCCAAATTGATAGCGGTCATCGAGCAGAACGCACTTTATGAATATGATAATTGA
- the pcrA gene encoding DNA helicase PcrA, translated as MAIVQQKHDLIKGMNPRQAEAVLATEGPLLIMAGAGSGKTRVLTHRMAYLLEEKSVNPWNILAITFTNKAAKEMKERVIRLVGTVGNDMWVSTFHSMCVRILRRESEQLGYARSFTICDQSETETLMKRIIREKNLDSKKFDHRMILGRISQAKNELQTPKEFGNLAGGYIDNIVYECYKDYQKALENSQSMDFDDLIMLTVKLFQEYPETLSYYQNKFHYIHVDEYQDTNYAQYQLVQLLANKFKNICVVGDADQSIYGWRGADMENILNFEKDYPDAKVVLLEQNYRSTKKILRAANDVIQNNVNRKEKELWTDNPEGDNIVYFRGQSEHDEARYVISKMLQEVRENKRQYGDFAVLYRTNAQSRVIEENLLKSNIPYKMVGGRKFYDRKEIKDILAYLRLIVNPSDDLSFGRIVNVPKRGIGDTSVEKLREFANMHDLTLLQAAHDVALSSVSGKAAKELKKFATVMDNLHKMQEFLPITELVQEMLSQTTYLEALEMEKTLESEARIENINEFLSVTQEFDKMNQEDFDLTAFLTDLALVSDLDQIEEEPQSEVTLMTMHAAKGLEFPIVFIIGMEDGIFPSSRSFMDEDQMEEERRLAYVGITRAEQKLFLTNAYSRMLYGRTMSNPASRFLDELDGSVLDREDSSGATTNTYASKPASSSGRWKTASDTRQEKAFSQPFSAAPREKTTQSVQQTGNSGADRLGWAVGDKASHKKWGTGVVVQTSGEGDGLTLDIAFKNIGIKRLLASFAPIEKE; from the coding sequence ATGGCAATTGTGCAACAAAAACACGACCTTATAAAAGGAATGAACCCAAGGCAAGCGGAAGCCGTTTTGGCGACGGAAGGTCCTCTATTGATCATGGCGGGGGCAGGCAGCGGCAAAACGCGTGTGCTGACTCACCGAATGGCCTATCTGTTGGAAGAAAAATCAGTCAACCCTTGGAACATCTTAGCCATCACCTTTACGAACAAAGCGGCAAAAGAAATGAAAGAGCGGGTTATCCGCTTGGTCGGAACTGTCGGCAATGACATGTGGGTATCCACTTTCCACTCCATGTGCGTACGGATCCTCAGAAGAGAGAGCGAACAGCTCGGCTATGCGCGTTCCTTCACCATCTGCGACCAAAGCGAAACGGAAACATTGATGAAACGCATCATCCGCGAAAAAAATCTGGATTCCAAAAAATTCGATCATCGCATGATTTTGGGGCGGATCAGCCAAGCGAAAAACGAACTGCAGACACCGAAGGAATTCGGCAATCTGGCCGGCGGATATATCGATAATATCGTCTATGAATGCTACAAAGATTACCAAAAAGCGCTCGAAAACAGCCAATCGATGGATTTTGACGACCTGATCATGCTGACGGTCAAACTGTTCCAGGAATATCCAGAAACGTTGTCCTACTACCAAAATAAATTCCATTACATCCATGTGGACGAGTACCAGGATACCAACTACGCCCAATACCAATTGGTGCAGCTATTGGCCAACAAATTCAAAAACATCTGCGTCGTCGGCGATGCGGACCAAAGTATCTACGGTTGGCGCGGTGCCGACATGGAGAACATCCTCAACTTCGAAAAGGACTATCCGGATGCAAAAGTGGTCTTGCTGGAGCAGAACTACCGCTCCACCAAAAAAATACTGCGCGCAGCCAATGACGTCATCCAAAACAACGTCAACCGGAAAGAAAAAGAGTTGTGGACAGACAATCCGGAAGGCGACAATATCGTCTACTTCCGGGGCCAATCCGAACACGACGAAGCGCGCTATGTCATCTCGAAGATGCTCCAGGAGGTCCGCGAAAACAAGCGCCAGTACGGGGATTTTGCAGTGCTCTACCGGACGAACGCGCAGTCGCGTGTCATCGAGGAAAACCTCCTGAAATCGAATATCCCTTACAAGATGGTCGGCGGGCGCAAGTTCTACGACCGCAAAGAAATCAAAGACATCTTGGCTTATCTGCGCCTGATCGTGAACCCGTCCGATGACTTGAGCTTCGGCCGCATCGTGAACGTGCCGAAACGCGGAATCGGTGATACAAGCGTCGAAAAACTGCGCGAATTCGCCAATATGCATGACCTGACCTTGCTGCAGGCGGCCCATGACGTGGCGCTGTCCAGTGTATCCGGAAAAGCGGCTAAGGAACTGAAGAAATTTGCGACCGTCATGGATAACTTGCACAAAATGCAGGAATTCCTGCCGATCACAGAATTGGTTCAGGAAATGCTTTCCCAGACGACGTATCTGGAAGCCCTCGAAATGGAAAAGACGCTGGAGTCGGAAGCCCGGATCGAAAACATCAACGAATTTCTGTCGGTAACCCAGGAATTCGATAAAATGAACCAAGAAGACTTTGATCTGACAGCATTCCTGACCGATTTGGCCTTGGTTTCCGATCTGGATCAGATTGAAGAGGAACCGCAGAGCGAAGTGACGCTGATGACGATGCACGCAGCCAAAGGTTTGGAATTCCCGATCGTCTTCATCATCGGGATGGAAGACGGCATCTTCCCGTCGTCCCGATCCTTCATGGATGAGGACCAGATGGAGGAAGAACGGCGCTTGGCCTATGTTGGCATCACGCGGGCAGAACAGAAACTGTTCCTGACGAATGCGTATTCCCGCATGCTTTATGGACGTACGATGTCCAACCCGGCTTCACGCTTCCTCGATGAATTGGACGGTTCCGTGCTGGACCGCGAGGACAGTTCCGGGGCAACAACAAACACGTATGCCTCAAAACCGGCAAGTTCAAGTGGCCGTTGGAAAACAGCAAGCGATACCCGTCAAGAGAAAGCCTTCAGTCAGCCGTTTTCGGCCGCTCCGCGTGAAAAAACGACGCAGTCCGTCCAGCAAACCGGAAACAGCGGTGCGGACAGGCTGGGCTGGGCAGTCGGGGACAAAGCCAGCCACAAGAAATGGGGCACAGGCGTTGTCGTTCAGACAAGCGGAGAAGGAGACGGTCTGACGTTGGATATCGCCTTCAAGAACATCGGCATCAAACGCTTGCTGGCATCCTTTGCACCGATCGAAAAAGAATAA
- the gatC gene encoding Asp-tRNA(Asn)/Glu-tRNA(Gln) amidotransferase subunit GatC, whose amino-acid sequence MAITEEQVRHVAKLAKLEFAPHEIKHFTEQLGDIIDMVEQLEAVDTTDVPVTSHGYALKNVMREDVAEPGTDRDLLFKNVKTAEDGMIQVPAILDNEVEGA is encoded by the coding sequence ATGGCAATCACTGAAGAGCAAGTGCGTCACGTAGCAAAACTGGCCAAGCTGGAATTCGCTCCTCACGAAATCAAACATTTTACAGAACAATTGGGCGACATCATCGACATGGTGGAACAATTGGAAGCCGTCGATACAACCGATGTACCCGTGACTTCCCATGGCTATGCATTGAAGAATGTCATGCGCGAAGATGTAGCGGAACCAGGTACGGATCGCGACCTCTTATTCAAAAACGTCAAGACAGCCGAAGACGGCATGATCCAAGTGCCCGCAATTTTAGATAACGAGGTGGAAGGCGCATGA
- a CDS encoding M15 family metallopeptidase: MEPKKKYSHIPERYAQRLRFLAGLLLALLFFTGCTTDDDEPSNSQLDSTISNRSGESQSSSETAVVEADSKVIVTPAASSADWNLVLVNRENQLAEEIPMEFYLTESGYQIDNRIQEPYSQLMEAGKAAGMDLTMVSGYRSIEQQQANYDVNYQNFLASGLSEEEARTKTEEYIALPHASEHTTGLAVDITSTALANQEGNSGLLPDLENYPEGLWLKENAPKFGFILRYPKAKEAITGINFEPWHFRYVGVENAIYMTENDLTLEEYVAILKQNEALGNNNQ; this comes from the coding sequence ATGGAACCGAAAAAAAAATACTCCCATATACCTGAGCGGTACGCACAAAGACTGCGTTTCCTTGCGGGACTCTTGCTGGCGCTGCTCTTTTTCACAGGATGCACAACCGATGATGATGAACCGTCAAACAGTCAGCTGGATTCGACGATAAGCAATCGTTCCGGAGAATCGCAGTCCTCTTCCGAAACTGCTGTTGTAGAAGCCGATTCCAAAGTGATCGTGACACCAGCAGCTTCATCAGCTGATTGGAATCTGGTATTGGTGAATCGAGAAAATCAACTTGCTGAAGAAATCCCAATGGAGTTTTACCTGACCGAAAGCGGCTATCAGATCGACAACAGAATCCAGGAACCTTATTCGCAACTGATGGAAGCCGGGAAAGCCGCCGGAATGGATCTCACGATGGTTTCGGGTTACCGATCCATCGAACAACAGCAAGCAAACTATGATGTCAACTATCAAAATTTTCTGGCTTCGGGTTTGTCGGAAGAAGAGGCGCGCACGAAAACAGAAGAATATATCGCCTTGCCGCATGCCAGTGAACACACAACCGGACTTGCAGTGGACATCACGTCGACTGCCCTAGCCAACCAAGAAGGAAACTCGGGTTTATTACCGGATCTGGAGAATTATCCTGAAGGGCTGTGGCTGAAAGAAAATGCGCCCAAATTCGGCTTCATCCTGCGTTATCCAAAAGCGAAAGAAGCCATCACCGGCATCAATTTTGAACCTTGGCATTTTCGCTATGTAGGCGTCGAGAACGCCATTTATATGACCGAAAATGATCTGACGTTGGAAGAATATGTAGCGATCCTGAAGCAAAACGAAGCGCTGGGCAACAATAATCAATAG
- the ligA gene encoding NAD-dependent DNA ligase LigA codes for MAKESLTEAQERIETLKKLLNRYSHEYYVLDKPSISDKEYDQQYHELEKLEKAHPELITTDSPTQRIGGTILPGFKKVQHDSPMLSLGNAFNQEDLLQFHQRISKLTDQPLQYMCELKIDGLAVSLKYENGLFSQGATRGDGNIGEDITQNLRTVKAIPLRLNEPLTFEVRGECYMPKASFVQLNADRDEKGLEIFANPRNAAAGSLRQLDPSIAASRNLSIYLYSATNFEQLAVETQDALLLRLAQVGLRTNPERRLFDSIEEVWAFTEEIAAKRKDLPYEIDGIVIKVNGFAAQEEIGYTVKAPRWAIAYKFKAEEAETIVRDIEWTVGRTGVVTPTAVMDPVFLAGSTVQRASLHNVDLVREKDVRIGDTVVIHKAGDIIPEIQHVLIDRRDPDSEAYVIPETCPACASHLVHLEDEVALRCINPKCPAQIKEGLSHFVSRNAMNISGLGVRVVSQMFEKGLVKDVADLYKLTEEDLYQLDKIKEKSANNIVTAIDQSRGNSCERLLFGLGIRHVGAKAAASLAAEFETIDRLMQATKEEIMTVEGMGDIIADSVVAYFQLPEVKDLIEEFRANGVNLTYLGKKKAEVAAVDSIWNGKTVVLTGKLTHYNRIEATEMIEALGGKVTGSVSKKTDWIVAGEDAGSKLAKAESLGIPVWTEEDMVKNLERSDSGE; via the coding sequence ATGGCGAAAGAAAGTCTGACCGAAGCCCAAGAGCGCATCGAGACGTTGAAGAAGCTTCTCAACCGCTATAGTCACGAGTATTATGTGCTGGACAAACCCAGTATTTCAGATAAAGAATATGATCAACAGTATCATGAATTGGAAAAGTTGGAAAAAGCCCATCCCGAGTTGATTACGACTGATTCACCGACGCAACGCATCGGCGGCACTATCCTGCCGGGCTTTAAAAAGGTCCAGCACGATTCGCCGATGTTGAGCTTGGGGAATGCCTTCAATCAAGAAGACTTGCTGCAGTTCCATCAACGGATCAGCAAACTGACCGACCAGCCTTTACAGTACATGTGCGAACTGAAAATCGATGGACTGGCCGTGTCATTGAAATACGAAAACGGCCTGTTCAGCCAGGGAGCGACGCGTGGGGACGGAAACATCGGTGAAGACATCACGCAGAACCTGCGGACAGTCAAAGCCATTCCGTTGCGTTTGAATGAACCGTTGACTTTCGAAGTCCGCGGGGAATGCTACATGCCGAAAGCCTCCTTTGTTCAATTGAATGCGGACCGCGATGAAAAAGGTCTGGAGATCTTTGCGAATCCGCGCAATGCAGCAGCCGGCAGTCTGCGCCAACTGGATCCCAGCATTGCAGCCAGCCGCAACCTGAGCATCTATCTTTACAGCGCCACCAACTTCGAACAATTGGCTGTGGAGACGCAGGATGCACTGCTGCTGAGATTGGCTCAGGTTGGTTTGCGGACCAATCCGGAACGCAGACTCTTCGATTCGATCGAAGAAGTCTGGGCATTCACGGAAGAAATCGCAGCGAAAAGGAAGGACTTGCCTTACGAAATCGACGGCATCGTCATCAAAGTCAATGGCTTCGCTGCCCAAGAAGAAATCGGCTACACGGTAAAAGCGCCGCGGTGGGCAATCGCCTATAAATTCAAGGCGGAAGAAGCCGAGACAATCGTGCGCGACATCGAGTGGACAGTCGGCCGTACCGGCGTCGTGACGCCGACCGCCGTGATGGATCCCGTCTTCTTGGCCGGATCCACGGTGCAGCGTGCCAGCCTGCATAACGTCGACCTCGTCCGCGAGAAGGATGTGCGCATCGGCGATACGGTCGTGATCCACAAGGCCGGCGACATCATCCCGGAAATTCAGCATGTCCTCATCGACCGCAGAGACCCGGATAGTGAAGCTTATGTCATCCCGGAGACGTGCCCTGCCTGCGCCAGCCATCTGGTGCATCTGGAGGATGAGGTGGCTCTGCGCTGCATCAATCCGAAATGCCCGGCACAGATCAAAGAAGGCCTATCCCACTTCGTGTCGCGCAATGCGATGAACATCAGCGGGCTGGGCGTTCGTGTCGTCAGTCAGATGTTCGAAAAAGGGCTCGTCAAGGACGTAGCCGATCTGTATAAACTGACGGAAGAAGACCTTTACCAGTTGGATAAAATCAAAGAAAAGTCCGCCAACAACATTGTGACGGCCATCGATCAGAGCCGAGGGAACTCCTGCGAACGCCTGCTGTTCGGCTTGGGTATCCGTCATGTCGGAGCGAAGGCGGCAGCCAGTCTGGCAGCGGAATTCGAAACCATCGATCGGCTGATGCAGGCGACGAAAGAAGAAATCATGACCGTCGAAGGCATGGGTGACATCATCGCGGACAGCGTCGTGGCCTACTTCCAATTGCCTGAAGTGAAGGACCTGATCGAAGAATTCCGGGCGAATGGTGTGAATCTGACCTACCTCGGCAAGAAAAAGGCCGAGGTGGCTGCAGTCGATTCCATCTGGAACGGCAAAACGGTTGTGTTGACGGGTAAATTGACCCACTACAACCGGATCGAAGCGACGGAAATGATCGAGGCACTCGGCGGAAAAGTGACCGGCAGTGTCTCCAAAAAGACCGACTGGATTGTCGCCGGGGAAGATGCCGGCAGCAAATTGGCAAAGGCCGAATCTTTGGGTATCCCTGTTTGGACTGAAGAAGATATGGTGAAAAACTTGGAAAGAAGTGACAGCGGTGAATAA